From Brassica oleracea var. oleracea cultivar TO1000 chromosome C3, BOL, whole genome shotgun sequence, a single genomic window includes:
- the LOC106335033 gene encoding pentatricopeptide repeat-containing protein At2g40720, with protein sequence MRFKLHDVHISRTISSLAESYTSPASVSSRIRALVQKAEYLQALHLYTNHDNSSPLWTSVFTFPSLLKACSSLTNLGYGKTIHASIILLGLRQDPFVATSLVNMYVKCGSLDNAVQVFDGLSHCGDVTVWNSLIDGYFKFRRFKDGFDLFRRMVVLGVRPDAFSLSILCKGGDFRRREGKQIHGYMLRNSLGDDSFLKTALIDMYFKFGLGTYAWRVFLEVEDKSNVVLWNVMIVGFGDSGSSESSLELYVLAKSNGVKLVSTSFTGVLGACGRCENFGFGRRIHCDVVKMGLDNDPYVCTSLLLMYSKCGMVGEAETVFSCVLDKRLEIWNAVVAAYADNGYGHCALELFSLMREDRVLPDSFTLSNVIACCSMLGLYDYGKSVHAELVKRPIQSTPAIESALLTLYSKCGCDTDAYLVFKLMEEKDVIAWGSLISGLCKNGKFEEALRVFGSMKDDDDDRLKPDSDIMTSVINACAGSEALTLGLQVHGGMIKTGLVLDVFVGSSFIDLYSKCGLPETALKVFTSMRTYNIVAWNSMISCYSRNSLPELSIELFSSMLNHGVFPDSLSITSVLVAISSTASLLKGKSLHSYTLRLDIPSDTHLKNALIDMYVKCGLSKYAENIFRKMEHKSLITWNLMIYGYGSHGDCHRALSLFDEMKKAGESPDDVTFLSLISACSHSGFVQEGKNIFEIMKQDYGIEPKMEHYANMVDLLGRAGHLEEAYSFIKAMPIEPDSSIWLCLLSASRTHHNVELGILSAEKLLRMEPERGGNYVQLINLYMEAGLKKEAAKLLRDMKEKGLQKNPGCSWIELSNLTHVFFSGGSSSLMASEIFNVLNSLKSITTDEDELT encoded by the coding sequence ATGCGTTTCAAGCTTCACGACGTTCACATTAGTCGTACAATCTCTTCTTTAGCTGAATCCTACACTTCTCCAGCTTCGGTCAGCTCCAGAATCAGAGCCTTAGTTCAGAAAGCAGAGTATCTACAAGCTCTGCATCTATACACTAACCATGACAACTCTTCTCCACTGTGGACTTCCGTCTTCACATTCCCTTCTCTCCTCAAAGCTTGCTCTTCTCTTACAAACCTCGGATACGGAAAAACCATTCACGCTTCGATCATCCTGTTGGGTTTGCGACAAGACCCTTTCGTTGCGACTTCGCTTGTCAATATGTACGTAAAGTGTGGATCTTTAGATAATGCCGTCCAAGTGTTCGACGGTTTGTCTCACTGTGGAGATGTCACGGTTTGGAACTCTTTGATTGATGGGTACTTTAAATTTCGTAGATTCAAGGATGGGTTTGATCTGTTTCGTCGAATGGTGGTGTTGGGTGTGAGACCTGATGCGTTCTCGTTGTCCATTTTGTGTAAAGGAGGGGACTTTAGGAGGAGAGAGGGAAAACAGATTCATGGGTATATGTTGAGGAACTCGTTAGGTGATGATTCGTTCTTGAAAACTGCTTTGATTGATATGTATTTCAAGTTTGGGTTAGGGACATATGCGTGGCGTGTGTTTTTGGAGGTTGAGGATAAGTCGAATGTTGTTCTGTGGAATGTGATGATTGTTGGGTTTGGTGACAGTGGGAGCAGTGAATCTAGCTTGGAGTTGTATGTGCTTGCTAAGAGTAACGGTGTCAAGCTTGTTTCCACTTCTTTCACCGGAGTTCTTGGTGCATGTGGTCGATGTGAGAATTTTGGTTTCGGGAGACGGATACATTGCGACGTGGTGAAGATGGGACTTGACAATGATCCCTATGTTTGTACTTCTCTGCTGTTAATGTATTCAAAGTGCGGTATGGTTGGTGAGGCAGAAACTGTGTTCAGTTGCGTTTTGGATAAGAGACTTGAAATATGGAACGCGGTGGTTGCAGCTTATGCAGACAATGGTTATGGACACTGTGCTTTGGAGTTATTCAGTTTGATGAGAGAAGATCGTGTCTTGCCTGATTCCTTTACGTTGTCAAATGTTATCGCCTGTTGCAGCATGTTAGGGTTGTATGACTATGGCAAATCAGTCCATGCGGAACTGGTTAAGAGACCAATACAAAGCACGCCTGCAATAGAGAGTGCTTTACTCACTCTGTACTCTAAATGCGGATGTGATACTGATGCGTATTTAGTCTTCAAATTAATGGAGGAGAAAGATGTGATTGCGTGGGGCTCTCTGATCTCAGGACTTTGCAAGAATGGGAAATTCGAAGAGGCTCTGAGAGTTTTTGGGTCCATGAAAGATGATGACGATGATAGGTTAAAACCTGATTCTGATATTATGACCAGTGTTATAAACGCATGCGCCGGATCAGAGGCTCTTACTCTTGGCCTCCAAGTTCATGGTGGAATGATTAAAACTGGTCTAGTGCTGGATGTTTTTGTTGGCAGCTCCTTTATCGATCTGTATTCCAAGTGTGGATTACCTGAAACGGCTCTCAAAGTTTTCACTAGCATGAGAACCTACAACATTGTTGCCTGGAACTCAATGATCTCTTGCTACAGCCGAAACAGCCTTCCCGAACTATCGATAGAACTTTTCAGTTCAATGCTCAATCACGGTGTCTTCCCAGATTCATTATCCATCACAAGTGTCCTTGTTGCAATCTCATCAACTGCAAGCTTGCTTAAAGGGAAGAGTCTACATAGCTATACATTAAGACTCGACATTCCTTCAGATACTCATCTGAAAAACGCTTTGATTGATATGTATGTAAAGTGCGGGTTGTCGAAGTATGCAGAGAATATCTTCAGGAAAATGGAGCATAAAAGCTTGATCACTTGGAACCTAATGATATATGGTTATGGATCCCATGGAGATTGTCATAGAGCATTGAGTCTTTTCGATGAGATGAAGAAGGCAGGAGAATCGCCAGACGATGTGACGTTCCTGTCTTTGATTTCAGCCTGCAGTCATTCCGGTTTTGTCCAGGAGGGTAAAAACATTTTTGAGATCATGAAACAAGACTATGGCATTGAACCAAAAATGGAGCATTATGCAAATATGGTGGATCTTCTAGGACGTGCCGGCCACTTAGAAGAAGCTTACAGTTTCATAAAAGCAATGCCTATTGAGCCAGACAGTAGTATATGGCTCTGCCTCTTATCTGCGTCGAGAACTCATCATAATGTGGAGCTTGGGATATTGTCTGCTGAGAAGCTGTTGAGGATGGAACCGGAGAGAGGTGGCAACTATGTTCAGTTAATTAATCTTTACATGGAAGCAGGGTTGAAGAAAGAAGCAGCAAAGTTGTTGAGAGATATGAAGGAGAAAGGCTTGCAGAAAAATCCAGGTTGCAGCTGGATTGAACTGAGCAATCTCACTCATGTTTTCTTTTCAGGAGGTTCTTCTTCTCTAATGGCGTCTGAGATCTTCAATGTATTGAATAGCTTAAAGAGTATCACGACAGATGAGGATGAGTTGACTTGA
- the LOC106332916 gene encoding probable WRKY transcription factor 54 yields MDSDSNNTKSVKRNVVDQLVEGYESATQLQLLLSRQQSSHHIDQTRIVSGDPDPVNKLMGKILDSFHKTISVLDSFDQVANVSVVLEGSRNTSCGDDSTPVSCNGGDSGDSRKRLGVGKSKRGCYTRKKRSHTWTVEARRIDEDIYAWRKYGQKQILNSKFPRSYFRCTHKPTQGCNATKQVQKHEQDPSLFQITYIGHHTCNVSDETQAKTEPLDLEIVLDSDNNKLAATISQDHVDPYIQEQGNDISSLIGVGASMVKEEDYNNGDQNNDYCEGSSTYSDLSLVWPDVMMSDDRQHHQNHFYHGEASTTTSYQFSFIDNDQFSSLFDSYCSYEGTSAI; encoded by the exons ATGGACTCAGATAGTAACAATACCAAATCCGTTAAGAGAAACGTTGTGGACCAACTTGTTGAAGGCTACGAATCCGCTACTCAGCTTCAGCTTCTCCTCTCTCGTCAACAATCTAGTCACCACATCGATCAGACTCGTATTGTCTCTGGAGATCCGGATCCAGTAAATAAGCTCATGGGTAAGATCTTGGATTCTTTCCACAAAACCATATCGGTTCTTGATTCTTTTGACCAAGTCGCCAACGTCTCCGTCGTCCTTGAGGGTTCACGGAATACTTCATGCGGCGATGATTCAACTCCGGTGAGTTGCAACGGTGGAGATTCGGGCGATAGTAGAAAGAGACTTGGAGTTGGTAAAAGTAAAAGAGGATGCTACACTAGAAA AAAGAGATCACATACTTGGACTGTGGAAGCTAGAAGAATTGATGAAGATATATATGCTTGGAGGAAATATGGACAAAAGCAGATTCTTAACTCCAAGTTCCCAAG AAGTTACTTTAGATGCACACACAAGCCAACACAAGGATGCAATGCAACAAAGCAAGTTCAGAAACATGAGCAAGACCCTTCTTTGTTTCAAATCACTTACATTGGCCACCATACATGTAATGTTAGTGACGAAACACAAGCAAAGACCGAGCCTCTTGATCTCGAAATAGTATTGGATTCGGACAATAATAAATTGGCAGCAACCATTTCTCAGGACCATGTGGATCCATATATACAAGAGCAAGGGAACGACATCAGTAGCCTGATCGGAGTAGGCGCAAGCATGGTGAAGGAGGAGGATTATAACAATGGTGATCAGAATAATGACTATTGTGAGGGTTCTTCCACATATAGTGATTTGTCATTGGTTTGGCCAGACGTGATGATGTCTGATGATCGTCAACATCATCAGAATCACTTCTATCACGGTGAAGCTAGTACTACCACTTCTTATCAATTCTCTTTCATTGACAACGATCAATTCTCCTCCTTATTTGATTCCTACTGCTCTTACGAAGGAACAAGTGCTATATGA
- the LOC106333936 gene encoding WRKY transcription factor 55-like has protein sequence MEEVMSIIFHGMKLVDELKSSLQEKSPESLSTSLDEITKTFDDAKERLKIVLVIRNSETAMNQVKPVISSCSDRMLMQIEPDLMQEYWLRYGGSTSSHGTEVVTQRQLMAVDGDGGRNLTATERSGGSGSGSSTPRQRRRKNEGEEQTVLVPALRSGNTDLPPDDNHTWRKYGQKEILHSKFPRAYYRCTHQKLYNCPAKKQVQRLNDDPFTFRVTYRGSHTCHIYSTAPTASAAAPTAPITTTATTSHPVDYGPFFDMPEAMMLGSGGIGDNMDFIFPCNDPPHHHHCYRRQEDGDGDK, from the exons ATGGAAGAGGTAATGTCAATTATCTTCCACGGAATGAAACTGGTTGATGAGCTTAAGTCAAGCTTACAGGAAAAGTCACCGGAATCTCTGTCCACCTCTCTCGACGAGATCACAAAGACATTTGATGATGCAAAAGAGAGGTTGAAGATAGTCCTTGTGATCAGGAACTCGGAGACCGCAATGAACCAAGTCAAACCGGTGATCTCTTCTTGCTCAGACCGGATGCTAATGCAGATTGAACCGGATCTGATGCAGGAGTATTGGTTAAGGTATGGTGGGTCCACGTCATCTCATGGAACCGAAGTCGTGACTCAAAGGCAGCTCATGGCTGTTGATGGTGACGGCGGAAGAAATTTGACGGCTACGGAAAGATCAGGTGGCTCCGGTAGCGGTTCCTCCACGCCAAGGCAACGTAGAAG GAAAAACGAAGGAGAAGAACAAACGGTGTTGGTGCCGGCGTTAAGGTCGGGAAACACAGATCTACCTCCTGATGATAACCATACTTGGCGTAAATACGGTCAAAAGGAAATTCTTCACTCTAAGTTTCCTAG AGCGTACTATAGATGCACCCACCAAAAGTTATACAATTGTCCAGCCAAGAAGCAAGTCCAACGCCTCAACGACGATCCTTTCACCTTCAGAGTCACTTACCGTGGCTCACACACTTGCCACATCTACTCAACCGCTCCCACCGCTTCTGCTGCTGCCCCCACCGCTCCAATCACAACTACGGCCACAACTAGCCATCCCGTTGACTACGGTCCCTTCTTCGACATGCCGGAAGCTATGATGCTCGGTAGCGGCGGGATTGGGGACAACATGGATTTCATATTTCCTTGCAATGATCCACCTCATCATCATCACTGTTACCGGAGGCAAGAAGACGGAGACGGAGACAAATAG
- the LOC106331794 gene encoding two-component response regulator ARR16, translating to MNSGSCSSLMEVGYDHHHHGHEELHVLAVDDNLIDRKLVEKLLKISSCKVTTAENAIRALEYLGLGDHNQHMALTNNNLKVNLIITDYCMPGMTGFELLKKVKESSNLKEVPVVIMSSEYIPTRISKCLASGAQMFMQKPLKLSDVEKLKCHLMNSRS from the exons ATGAACAGTGGCTCTTGTTCTTCTTTAATGGAAGTGGGTTATGATCACCATCATCATGGTCATGAAGAGCTTCATGTTTTGGCCGTGGATGATAATCTTATTGACCGTAAACTCGTAGAGAAGTTGCTCAAGATCTCCTCTTGCAAAG TTACAACAGCAGAGAATGCGATTAGAGCATTGGAGTATTTGGGTTTGGGAGATCATAATCAGCATATGGCATTGACCAATAAT AATTTGAAGGTGAATCTAATCATCACAGACTATTGCATGCCAGGAATGACAGGCTTCGAGCTACTCAAGAAAGTGAAG GAGTCATCGAATCTGAAAGAGGTCCCTGTTGTGATAATGTCTTCAGAGTACATTCCTACTCGCATCAGCAA ATGTTTGGCTAGTGGAGCTCAAATGTTTATGCAGAAGCCTCTGAAACTATCGGATGTTGAGAAACTTAAATGTCATCTCATGAACAGCAGAAGCTGA
- the LOC106335035 gene encoding N-terminal kinase-like protein, with translation MFKFLKGVVGGSGTGLKDLPYNIGDPYPSAWGSWNHFRGTSKDDGSPVSIFSLSGNDAQDGHLAAGRNGVKRLRTVRHPNILSFLHSTEVETHDGSTSKVTIYIVTEPVMPLSDKIKELGLKSTQRDEYFALGLHQITKAVSFLNNDCKLVHGNVCLASVVVTPTLDWKLHAFDVLSEFDGSNESASGPMLPFEWLVGTQYKPMEMVKSDWVAIRKSPPWAIDSWGLGCLIYELFSGSKLGKTEELRNTVGIPKSLLPDYQRLLSSMPSRRLNTSKLLENGEYFQNKLVDTIHFMDILNLKDSVEKDTFFRKLPNVAEQLPREIVLKKILPLLASSLEFGSAVAPALTALLKMGSWLSAEDFKVKVLPTIVKLFASNDRAIRVSLLQHVDQFGESMSGQIVDEQVYPHVATGFADTSAFLRELTLKSMLVLAPKLSQRTLSGSLLKYLSKLQVDEEPAIRTNTTILLGNIATYLNEGTRKRVLINAFTVRALRDTFPPARGAGIVALCATSTTYDDTEIATRILPNIVVLTIDQDSEVRSKAFQAVEQFLQILKQNYEKTNAGEAGATGGASAMPETAGLIGWAMSSLTLKGKPLDQASLASSSSAPSLASAASSATTTATEAPSVKASHHTRANSDFTDQPAPTSPTSTDGWGDIENDINEGHESDKDGWDLDPIDEPKPAPALSNIQAAQKRPVSQPSRPPATSSRPKVSTAKATAKLEDDDLWGSIAAPPPATTSRPLNLKKTVQSDDEDPWAAIAAPPPTTRAKPLSSGRGRAAKPAAPKLGAQRINRTSSGM, from the exons ATGTTCAAGTTTTTGAAAGGAGTGGTGGGTGGATCTGGGACGGGGCTCAAGGATCTGCCTTACAACATCGGTGATCCTTACCCTTCTGCTTGGGGCTCCTGGAATCACTTTCGTGGCACCTCCAAG GATGATGGGTCTCCTGTTTCGATTTTTTCTCTTTCTGGGAACGATGCTCAAGATGGGCATTTGGCTGCTGGGCGAAATGGTGTCAAGCGCCTTCGTACT GTGAGGCATCCAAATATACTTTCATTTCTTCACAGCACGGAGGTTGAAACTCACGATGGTTCTACTTCCAAGGTTACGATCTACATAGTCACTGAGCCTGTTATGCCGCTGTCAGATAAGATAAAGGAGCTAGGCTTGAAGTCCACTCAGAG GGATGAATATTTTGCTTTGGGGCTACACCAGATAACTAAAGCTGTGAGCTTCCTGAACAATGACTGCAAACTT GTGCATGGAAATGTTTGCCTGGCTAGTGTTGTTGTGACACCAACTTTGGACTGGAAACTCCATGCTTTTGATGTCTTATCGGAGTTTGATGGGAGCAATGAATCTGCCAGTGGACCTATGCTG CCATTTGAATGGCTAGTGGGAACACAGTACAAGCCAATGGAAATGGTGAAATCTGATTGGGTTGCCATTAGAAAATCTCCGCCATGGGCCATTGATTCATGGGGCTTAG GTTGTCTTATTTATGAACTCTTCTCGGGCTCTAAGCTTGGAAAAACAGAGGAGCTACGTAACACTGTCGGCATTCCTAAG TCTCTGCTTCCAGATTATCAGCGACTCCTAAGTTCCATGCCTTCTCGCAGATTGAACACCTCAAAACTTCTAGAAAATGGCG AGTATTTCCAAAATAAGCTGGTGGACACCATACATTTTATGGATATTCTTAACTTGAAAGACAGTGTTGAAAAGGACACTTTCTTCCGTAAACTACCAAATGTTGCTGAACAGCTTCCTCGCGAGATCGTGCTTAAGAAG ATTCTTCCTTTATTAGCCTCTTCCCTTGAATTTGGTTCAGCTGTTGCCCCTGCATTAACTGCTTTACTCAAGATGGGTTCATGGTTATCAGCTGAAGATTTCAAAGTCAAG GTGCTGCCAACAATAGTCAAGCTTTTTGCTTCCAATGATCGAGCTATTAGAGTTTCTCTTTTGCAACATGTTGATCAATTTGGAGAATCAATGTCCGGACAAATTGTTGATGAACAA GTATACCCTCATGTTGCTACTGGATTTGCGGACACATCTGCCTTTCTACGAGAGCTGACTCTTAAGTCAATGCTCGTTTTAGCTCCAAAG CTTTCTCAGCGTACACTTTCTGGATCCCTCTTGAAATACCTTTCCAAATTACAG GTGGATGAAGAGCCTGCAATTAGAACCAATACCACTATATTACTCGGGAATATTGCCACCTACCTGAATGAAGGG ACAAGGAAAAGAGTTTTGATTAATGCTTTTACAGTGCGTGCCTTGCGTGATACATTTCCACCTGCTCGAGGTGCAG GTATTGTTGCATTATGTGCCACTAGTACCACTTATGACGACACTGAGATAGCAACTAGGATTCTTCCAAATATTGTTGTGCTAACCATTGATCAAGACAG CGAGGTTCGATCCAAGGCATTTCAGGCTGTAGAACAGTTTCTTCAGATACTGAAACAGAACTATGAGAAG ACAAACGCTGGTGAGGCAGGAGCCACCGGAGGAGCTTCAGCTATGCCTGAAACAGCTGGTCTGATCGG ATGGGCTATGAGTTCTTTGACTCTCAAGGGTAAGCCATTAGATCAAGCGTCTCTTGCTTCTTCTTCTTCAGCACCATCCCTAGCTTCTGCAGCCTCAAGTGCTACAACCACAG CAACGGAGGCTCCGAGCGTCAAAGCCAGTCATCATACACGTGCTAACTCTGACTTCACAGATCAACCCGCCCCAACATCTCCAACATCAACAGATGGTTGGGGAGACATTGAGAATGACATTAACGAAGGTCATGAGAGCGACAAAGACGGTTGGGATCTCGATCCTATTGATGAACCAAAACCTGCTCCAGCTCTCTCAAACATTCAAGCAGCTCAAAAACGACCTGTGTCCCAGCCTTCTAGACCTCCAG CTACAAGCTCAAGACCAAAGGTTAGCACGGCAAAAGCAACTGCGAAATTGGAAGACGATGACTTGTGGGGATCCATAGCTGCTCCTCCACCTGCAACTACTTCAAGACCGTTGAACTTGAAGAAGACAGTACAGTCTGATGACGAAGACCCTTGGGCTGCCATTGCTGCTCCACCACCAACCACCAGAGCAAAACCTTTGTCTTCTGGGCGTGGCCGAGCAGCCAAACCTGCAGCTCCCAAACTTGGTGCCCAGCGCATTAACCGAACCTCATCTGGAATGTGA